Proteins co-encoded in one Arthrobacter sp. ERGS1:01 genomic window:
- the nirD gene encoding nitrite reductase small subunit NirD encodes MDKLTGSATGTVAETPGSGRRERGTAAGHPAAQWFRVCRLAELDDSWGEAALINGRQVALFRVGADAVFAVAQADPATRAHVMARGLVGTRGRTHTIASPLHKEVYSLATGECFGRPDLRLGTYPVRLVEGMVEVAL; translated from the coding sequence ATGGACAAGCTCACTGGCTCAGCCACTGGCACAGTCGCGGAGACGCCGGGCAGCGGACGCCGCGAGCGTGGAACCGCCGCCGGCCACCCTGCGGCGCAGTGGTTCCGAGTCTGCCGGCTCGCCGAGTTGGACGACTCCTGGGGTGAGGCGGCGCTCATCAACGGGCGCCAGGTGGCCCTGTTCCGGGTGGGTGCGGACGCCGTTTTCGCCGTCGCCCAGGCCGACCCGGCCACTCGCGCACACGTCATGGCCCGGGGCCTGGTGGGCACGCGGGGGCGCACCCACACCATCGCGTCACCGCTCCACAAGGAGGTCTACAGCCTGGCGACGGGTGAGTGCTTCGGGCGCCCGGACCTGCGCCTGGGCACCTACCCGGTGCGCCTGGTCGAAGGCATGGTGGAGGTGGCCCTCTAG
- the cobA gene encoding uroporphyrinogen-III C-methyltransferase, with the protein MARERRTGHITLVGGGPGPADLLTVRAARALAAADVVYFDRLGPTEDLAQLAPRATFVDVGKTPGHHKVAQEDITARMIDGARAGLHVVRLKGGDPFVFGRGGEEMAAAVAAGIAVTVVPGISSAIAVPGAAGIPVTHRNVSHLFTVVSGHAPLTTSEFTHLAGLGGTIVVLMGIGTLPSLVAGLRLAGLTNVTPVAVVERGFSHSQRTTTATLGSIVNASASCRNPAVIVIGDVVSVAGANGLAAADFLTDARLQSA; encoded by the coding sequence ATGGCACGCGAACGACGCACGGGACACATCACCCTGGTGGGCGGCGGCCCCGGCCCCGCCGACCTGCTCACGGTCCGGGCTGCCCGGGCACTGGCCGCGGCCGACGTGGTCTATTTCGACCGGCTCGGGCCCACCGAGGACCTCGCGCAGCTGGCTCCGCGGGCCACGTTCGTGGATGTGGGCAAGACGCCGGGGCATCACAAGGTGGCCCAGGAGGACATCACGGCCCGGATGATCGACGGCGCCCGGGCCGGGCTGCACGTGGTGCGGCTGAAGGGCGGGGACCCGTTCGTGTTTGGCCGGGGCGGTGAGGAGATGGCCGCCGCCGTGGCCGCGGGCATCGCCGTCACGGTGGTCCCCGGAATCTCCAGCGCCATCGCCGTCCCGGGCGCGGCCGGCATCCCCGTGACGCACCGCAACGTCAGCCACCTGTTCACGGTGGTTTCCGGCCACGCCCCGCTGACTACCAGTGAATTCACGCACCTGGCCGGACTGGGCGGGACCATCGTGGTGCTCATGGGCATCGGCACCCTGCCGTCCCTCGTGGCCGGCCTGCGCCTTGCCGGGCTGACGAATGTTACGCCGGTGGCCGTTGTTGAACGTGGATTCAGCCACTCACAGCGCACCACCACGGCCACCCTCGGTAGCATTGTCAACGCATCCGCGTCGTGCCGCAACCCCGCGGTCATCGTCATCGGGGACGTGGTGTCCGTGGCCGGAGCGAACGGCTTGGCGGCCGCCGACTTCCTGACGGATGCACGGTTGCAGTCAGCTTGA
- the nirB gene encoding nitrite reductase large subunit NirB: protein MNQAPSKDGIFQDDTTAVRRIVVAGGGPAAHRFVEAMHARGLAGWQLTVLTEEAHAPYDRVALSRALADAGTDLTLGDPALWEHPSISLVRGTAVTGIDPANRTVLATADGGPIRFPYDELVLATGSDAARLPIPGAEHTHVYRTLDDVWALNAQVARLGEKLGRPVNAAVIGGGLLGLEAAAGLITLGAAAVVINGGNWLMNAQLDEGAGQALGRLVAAKGMAAATGVYPAGIRTDDAGQVTGVIMADGAVLDADLVVAAIGIRPRDELARGDDGAALHGFELGPRGGVAITDGCATTVPHVWAIGEVANFDGMCLGLVAPANTMAEIVADRLHGGTATFPGFDTATKLKLSGVDVASFGDAFARTEDSLEVVYADPARGVYQKIVTSPDAKTLLGGIFVGDATPYTSLRPLLGRELPGEPGAFLTAAGGGDAPAVELPDDAILCSCNNVTAGSIRDAVNGCGSCDGAAPVQDLPGLKACTRAGTQCGSCVPLLKKVMEGELAKSGIAVSKALCEHFAMSRPELFEAVRALELGSFPEILARFGVDETAREGRGCDICKPTVANILASQNSAYVLDDGRGTLQDTNDRALANMQKDGSYSVVPRIPGGEITPDKLAVIAAVAQEFGLYTKITGGQRIDLFGARLEQLPQIWKILIDAGMESGQAYGKSLRTVKSCVGSTWCRFGVQDSVAMAIQLELRYRGLRSPHKIKLGVSGCARECAEARGKDVGVIATADGWNLYVGGNGGATPAHAQLLAQDLDDATLISYIDRYLMYYIRTADRLQRTARWQEELDPSTGSGGAGGLEHLRDVVVRDSLGIAADLEAAMAAHVDNYEDEWAATLADPERLRRFRSFVNAPEVADDSITFVPERGQIRPATDAEKTGLGQSSEGQAPGPVLIATHIPVRGADAGNN from the coding sequence ATGAACCAGGCACCCAGCAAGGACGGAATTTTCCAGGACGATACCACGGCGGTGCGCCGGATCGTGGTGGCCGGCGGCGGGCCCGCGGCGCACCGCTTCGTCGAGGCCATGCACGCCCGCGGGCTCGCCGGCTGGCAGCTGACGGTGCTCACCGAGGAGGCCCACGCCCCCTACGATCGCGTGGCGCTGAGCCGGGCCCTGGCGGACGCAGGCACTGACCTCACGCTGGGCGATCCGGCGCTGTGGGAGCACCCCTCCATCTCCCTGGTCCGCGGCACCGCCGTCACGGGCATCGACCCGGCCAACCGCACCGTCCTGGCCACGGCGGACGGCGGCCCCATCCGCTTCCCATATGACGAGCTGGTGCTGGCCACCGGATCAGACGCCGCCAGGCTGCCCATCCCGGGCGCCGAACACACCCATGTCTACCGCACCCTGGACGACGTGTGGGCCCTGAACGCTCAAGTGGCAAGACTGGGCGAAAAACTGGGCCGCCCCGTGAACGCCGCCGTCATTGGCGGCGGCTTGCTTGGGCTCGAGGCCGCGGCCGGCCTGATCACGCTCGGCGCGGCAGCCGTGGTCATCAACGGCGGCAACTGGCTCATGAACGCCCAACTCGACGAGGGCGCCGGCCAGGCCCTGGGCCGGCTGGTCGCCGCCAAGGGCATGGCCGCCGCAACCGGCGTGTACCCGGCCGGTATCCGCACGGATGACGCCGGCCAGGTCACCGGGGTGATCATGGCCGACGGCGCCGTACTGGACGCCGACCTGGTGGTGGCCGCCATCGGGATCCGCCCGCGCGACGAACTGGCCCGCGGGGACGACGGCGCCGCCCTGCACGGCTTCGAACTGGGCCCCCGCGGCGGCGTGGCCATCACGGACGGCTGCGCCACCACGGTCCCACACGTCTGGGCCATCGGCGAAGTTGCCAACTTCGACGGCATGTGCCTGGGCCTGGTGGCCCCCGCCAACACGATGGCGGAGATTGTGGCGGACCGGTTGCACGGCGGCACGGCCACGTTCCCGGGCTTTGACACGGCCACCAAGCTCAAGCTCTCCGGCGTCGACGTGGCCAGCTTCGGCGACGCCTTTGCCCGCACGGAAGACAGCCTTGAGGTGGTGTACGCCGACCCCGCCCGCGGCGTCTACCAAAAGATCGTGACGAGCCCGGACGCGAAAACCCTGCTGGGCGGCATCTTCGTCGGCGACGCCACCCCGTACACGAGCCTGCGCCCGCTCCTGGGCCGGGAGCTGCCGGGCGAGCCGGGCGCGTTCCTGACGGCCGCCGGCGGAGGGGACGCGCCCGCCGTCGAACTTCCCGACGACGCCATCCTGTGCTCATGCAACAACGTCACCGCCGGCAGCATCCGCGACGCCGTCAACGGCTGCGGCAGCTGCGACGGCGCCGCACCGGTCCAGGACCTGCCCGGGTTGAAGGCGTGCACCCGCGCCGGCACCCAATGCGGCTCCTGCGTGCCCCTGCTGAAGAAGGTCATGGAGGGTGAGCTGGCCAAGTCCGGGATCGCCGTCTCCAAGGCCCTGTGCGAGCACTTCGCGATGTCCCGCCCGGAGCTCTTCGAGGCGGTGCGCGCCCTGGAACTGGGCAGCTTCCCCGAGATCCTGGCCCGCTTCGGCGTCGATGAAACGGCCAGGGAGGGCCGCGGCTGCGACATTTGCAAGCCCACGGTGGCCAACATCCTGGCCAGCCAGAACAGTGCCTACGTGCTGGACGACGGCCGCGGCACGTTGCAGGACACCAACGACCGCGCCCTGGCCAATATGCAAAAGGACGGCAGCTACTCCGTGGTCCCGCGCATCCCCGGCGGAGAGATCACCCCGGACAAACTGGCCGTGATCGCCGCGGTCGCCCAGGAATTCGGCCTGTACACGAAGATCACCGGCGGCCAGCGGATCGATCTGTTCGGCGCCCGGTTGGAGCAGCTGCCACAGATCTGGAAGATCCTCATCGACGCCGGCATGGAGTCCGGCCAGGCCTACGGGAAGTCGCTGCGCACCGTGAAATCCTGCGTCGGCTCCACCTGGTGCCGCTTTGGCGTCCAGGATTCGGTGGCCATGGCGATCCAGCTGGAGCTGAGGTACCGGGGCCTGCGCAGCCCGCACAAGATCAAGCTCGGCGTCTCCGGTTGCGCCCGCGAATGTGCCGAGGCGCGCGGCAAGGACGTGGGCGTCATCGCCACCGCGGACGGCTGGAACCTCTACGTTGGCGGCAACGGCGGGGCTACTCCGGCGCACGCGCAGCTGCTGGCCCAGGACCTCGACGACGCCACACTGATCAGCTACATCGACCGCTACCTGATGTACTACATCCGCACGGCCGACCGGCTGCAGCGCACGGCCCGCTGGCAGGAGGAGCTCGACCCTTCGACAGGCTCAGGAGGGGCCGGCGGGCTGGAGCACCTGCGCGACGTGGTGGTCCGTGATTCCCTGGGCATCGCGGCGGATCTGGAGGCCGCCATGGCGGCCCATGTGGACAACTATGAGGACGAATGGGCCGCCACCTTGGCCGATCCGGAACGTCTGCGCCGCTTCCGCTCCTTCGTCAACGCCCCGGAGGTGGCCGACGACTCGATCACCTTCGTCCCCGAACGCGGCCAGATCCGGCCCGCCACGGACGCCGAGAAGACCGGCCTCGGCCAATCCTCCGAAGGCCAGGCGCCCGGACCGGTCCTGATCGCCACCCACATTCCCGTCCGCGGCGCGGACGCCGGCAACAATTGA